The bacterium genome includes a region encoding these proteins:
- a CDS encoding acyl-CoA dehydrogenase family protein, with protein MDFELNDAQRLIKETAAAFAQRRIIPVARQNDIEEKFPADIVQEMGALGMFGGVIPEAYGGAGLDYIAYALLMEEISKACSSVRTVISVQVSLVASVLLKWGSEAQKRKYLPRLCSAEWLGCFALTEPDVGSDAQNIKTFAEKTSGGWRLNGRKLWISNGGVAQLALVIAQTDKENVRKMAAFLVETDTPGFSSQDIHGKLGLRSSNTAELILEGVEVPGAALLGEVGDGFKVAMSALDNGRYSVAAGCIGIAQGSLEASVAHAKERHTFGKPIAAHQLVQDMIARMVIDIEASRLLLYRAGELKNAGRPNTRETSIAKYMASETAVRCANDAIQIHGGLGYSNEYPVERYMRDARVATIYEGTSQIQKLIIAGYETGIRAFS; from the coding sequence ATGGACTTTGAGCTGAACGATGCCCAGCGGCTGATAAAGGAAACGGCGGCCGCGTTCGCCCAGCGGCGCATCATTCCCGTCGCCCGGCAGAACGACATTGAGGAGAAATTCCCGGCCGACATCGTGCAGGAGATGGGCGCGCTCGGGATGTTCGGCGGGGTGATACCCGAGGCGTACGGCGGGGCGGGGCTCGACTACATCGCCTACGCCTTGCTGATGGAGGAAATCAGCAAGGCCTGCAGCTCGGTGCGGACGGTGATCTCGGTGCAGGTATCCCTCGTGGCCTCGGTGCTCCTCAAGTGGGGGTCGGAGGCACAGAAGAGGAAATATCTGCCCCGGCTCTGCTCGGCCGAGTGGCTGGGCTGCTTCGCCCTGACTGAGCCCGATGTCGGCTCGGATGCCCAGAACATCAAAACCTTCGCCGAAAAGACGTCGGGGGGCTGGCGCCTGAACGGGAGGAAGCTCTGGATCAGCAACGGCGGGGTGGCCCAGCTGGCGCTGGTTATCGCCCAGACCGACAAAGAGAACGTGCGCAAGATGGCGGCGTTCCTCGTCGAGACGGACACGCCGGGTTTTTCCTCGCAAGACATTCACGGAAAGCTGGGGCTCCGCAGCTCGAACACGGCCGAGCTCATCCTGGAGGGGGTCGAGGTTCCCGGCGCGGCCCTGCTCGGGGAAGTGGGGGACGGCTTCAAGGTGGCGATGAGTGCCCTCGACAACGGCCGCTACTCGGTGGCCGCGGGCTGCATCGGGATCGCCCAGGGTTCGCTCGAGGCGTCGGTCGCCCACGCCAAGGAGCGCCACACCTTCGGGAAGCCCATCGCCGCCCACCAGCTCGTTCAGGACATGATCGCGCGGATGGTGATCGACATCGAGGCGAGCCGCCTGCTGCTCTACCGGGCGGGCGAGTTGAAGAACGCGGGCCGGCCCAACACCCGCGAGACGAGCATCGCCAAGTACATGGCGAGCGAGACGGCTGTGCGCTGCGCGAACGACGCTATCCAGATTCACGGGGGCCTGGGCTACAGCAACGAATATCCCGTTGAGCGCTACATGCGCGATGCCCGCGTGGCGACAATCTACGAGGGGACGAGCCAGATCCAGAAGCTCATCATCGCCGGCTACGAGACAGGGATCCGGGCCTTTTCCTGA
- the gcvH gene encoding glycine cleavage system protein GcvH, producing MNFPSGLKYSREHEWVKVEGNIAVIGITDYAQSELGDVVYVELPDVGSDVEANNTFGVVESVKAVSDLYSPVTGQITEVNEQLNDQPELVNSDPFEDGWMLRVEMKDPSELDDLLDADAYKAFVEEES from the coding sequence ATGAATTTTCCGAGCGGCCTGAAATATTCGAGAGAGCATGAGTGGGTCAAGGTGGAAGGAAACATTGCCGTCATCGGCATTACGGATTACGCGCAATCCGAGCTGGGCGATGTCGTCTACGTGGAGCTTCCCGACGTGGGCAGCGATGTGGAGGCGAACAACACCTTCGGCGTGGTGGAATCGGTGAAGGCGGTTTCCGATCTGTATTCGCCCGTGACCGGCCAGATCACCGAGGTGAACGAGCAGCTCAACGATCAGCCCGAGCTGGTGAACAGCGATCCCTTTGAGGACGGATGGATGCTGCGGGTGGAGATGAAGGATCCTTCCGAGCTGGACGATCTGCTCGACGCCGATGCCTACAAGGCGTTTGTTGAGGAAGAAAGCTAG
- the gcvT gene encoding glycine cleavage system aminomethyltransferase GcvT encodes MADQSESLLRTSLYEKHVAAGAKMVPFAGFEMPVQYAGVIEEHRRVRSAAGLFDVSHMGEIEIEGPGAGAHVQNLVTNDASRLEIDRVMYTVMCRENGGIVDDLTVYRSGENCYMAVVNAANIQKDWEWMSAQRAHDCTLRNVSDETALLALQGPRAETILSGLIPGGGALGEIPFYWASAREVAGCRVLVSRTGYTGEDGFELYLAAADAPRLWDGLMAAGAPEGLCPCGLGARDTLRTEMKYPLYGNDIDETTNPIEAGLGWVVKFKAGDFIGREALLKIKEAGPPRKLVGFEMIDRGIPRHGAEILAGGAAAGVVTSGTMSPSLGKAIGIGYVPVEYAKEGSEIAVDIRGTARAAKVVKTPFYRKEEN; translated from the coding sequence ATGGCAGATCAGTCCGAATCCCTGTTGCGGACTTCCTTGTATGAAAAGCATGTGGCGGCCGGGGCGAAGATGGTCCCCTTCGCCGGCTTCGAGATGCCGGTGCAGTATGCGGGGGTGATCGAGGAGCATCGCCGGGTGCGCAGCGCGGCGGGCCTCTTCGATGTGAGCCACATGGGCGAGATCGAGATCGAGGGTCCAGGCGCCGGCGCCCATGTCCAGAATCTCGTAACGAATGACGCCAGCCGCCTCGAAATTGACCGGGTGATGTACACCGTCATGTGCCGCGAGAATGGCGGGATTGTGGATGACCTAACGGTCTACCGCAGCGGCGAGAATTGCTACATGGCGGTGGTGAACGCGGCGAACATCCAGAAGGACTGGGAGTGGATGTCCGCGCAGCGGGCCCACGACTGCACGCTGCGCAATGTGAGCGATGAAACGGCCCTTTTGGCGCTCCAGGGCCCCCGCGCGGAAACGATCCTCTCGGGGCTCATCCCGGGGGGCGGCGCTCTCGGGGAGATTCCCTTCTACTGGGCCAGCGCGCGCGAGGTGGCCGGATGCCGGGTGCTGGTCTCCCGGACGGGCTACACCGGCGAGGACGGTTTTGAACTCTATCTCGCCGCGGCGGACGCTCCCCGTCTTTGGGATGGGCTGATGGCGGCGGGGGCGCCGGAGGGTCTTTGTCCCTGTGGCCTCGGCGCGCGGGACACGCTCCGCACCGAGATGAAGTATCCGCTCTACGGGAATGACATTGACGAGACGACCAACCCGATCGAGGCGGGCCTCGGCTGGGTGGTCAAGTTCAAGGCGGGAGATTTTATCGGCCGCGAGGCGCTTCTGAAGATCAAGGAGGCGGGCCCGCCCCGGAAGCTCGTTGGCTTCGAGATGATTGATCGGGGCATCCCCCGCCACGGGGCGGAGATTCTCGCCGGGGGCGCGGCCGCCGGGGTGGTGACGAGCGGAACGATGAGCCCCTCGCTTGGCAAAGCCATCGGCATCGGCTACGTTCCCGTGGAATATGCAAAGGAAGGCAGCGAAATTGCGGTGGACATCCGGGGGACGGCCCGGGCCGCCAAGGTGGTGAAGACGCCCTTTTACCGGAAGGAAGAGAATTGA